CCGGCGTACCATGCGCTCCCTTCGACGTCCGAAAACTTACTCGCCGTCGGACGCTCGTCGAGCCCGAGCGCTCTCACCAGCATCGCGGCGAACTCGGCGCGCGTAACGCTGCGGTCCGGCGCGAATGCGGTCGCCGACGCGCCGTTCAGCACGAGCTTCGACGCCAGCAGCTCGATATCCCGCTTCGCCCAATGGTCCGCGACGTCCTCGAACGTCTTGAACGATTCGGCCACCGCGTAGATTGAATTACCGTTCCGTTTGATCACGACCCGCGTCGCGCCGTCCTCCGTCACGAACAGCGCCGGCACGAACCGCATCGCTCCGGTCTCCGGATCGAAGACGACCGCCGTCGCCCGATTGCCGTCGACCTGCTGCGGCACGATGATGCTGCGCGAAACGTACGTACTGCCGAAATCGTTCACTTCGGTCGATCCGCCGGCGCCCTCCGCCGTAATGCGGAATTCGACCGCTCCGCCGAGCAGCGCGAGGCCTTGCCCTTCGGCCCTTCCTTGCAGCTCTGCGGCCGTTTCGCCCGATACTTGCTCCATCGTGATCGTGATCGTGACGCCTTCGGCTGCCGTCCCCAGCTGCGCGGCCAGCGCATCCAGGTTCAGCAGTCCGAGCGGCAGCTCATAGGTGGCCGTCTCGCTCGCCACTTCAAGCACTGCGCCTTCCGCGTCCGCCGACGCGCCGGCCAAAGCGCTTGCCGGGATGGCGACCGCCGCGACCTGCTCGGTGGCGCCCAGCTCGAGCCGGATGCGCTTCGCCTCGGCCGGCCGTTCGACGAGCCGCGCAAGCGCTTCGTTCAGCGCCTTCGCGTCGACGGTCACCTTCGTCACCGCCTTGCCGTCGGCCGTCGTCTCCCGCGTCTTCACAGCCGCATCCTGCCCAAGCACGACTTCCTCGCCGCCGTCCCCGGCGTCTTGCGACGCGGACGGGTTCGGCGCCGCCCCGCCGGGAGCGTCGGTCCCCGTGCCGCCGCCGTTGCCGCCGTTGTTATTGCCGCCGCCGGAATCGGCGCTCGGCAGCGGGGTCATATCGACGTAAGGCATCTCGGCGTCTCCGACCTTGTACGTCTTCGCCGGCGGCACGAACGGGCTGTACCCCGCGCCGGACGCGCTCACCGCGACGTTCTCGATCCGGTTCTCGTAGCCCGGTATCGTCACGAAAAAGCTGTACGCGCCCGGTTCGACGTCCAACGAAACATGCATATACTTCGCCCCGTCGACCGTTCTCGTATGGAACGAGATCGGAATGCCGGAGGCGTTCCCCCCGTACGTCGCGTCGGTGACCGTGCCCTCCAGGCTTGCCGGTATCGACGCCCCGGCGAAGACGCGAATCCGGAACCCGTCGTAATTCACGCCTTGGGGGAACTTAAAGTCGCCGTAAATATGCTCGGCGCTCGGCGCCACCGTCACCGGGAACGAGCGAGATATTCCGCCGTGCGTTGCCGTGACGACGGCCTCGCCCGCCTTCAGCGCCGTCACGACGCCGTCGTCGACCGATACGATGCCCGCCGGCTCCGCGCTGTACGTCGTCGCGTCGTCCGTCGTGACGTCCGATTGGCTCGAGTCGGAATACACAGCCGTAACCTTGAACGACTTCGTCGGATTATGGGTCACTCGAAGCTGCATGAGTGCCGCATCCACGTTCAAGCCCGTCAACGTCTTCTGCGGCGGATTCTCCTCGCTGTCCGTATTCGCGGAAATGGATACGGTCTTCTCCGAGTAACCGACGTTGAACGAGACGATCATGCCGCCCGTCGTCACCTCGACCTGCTTGTTGCTCAGCGAACCGCTGCTCAGCGCCGCGGTCAGCTGCTCCGGCGCCGTCACGCCCCATTCGCCGAGCAGCTTGCTCGGCAGGAACGCCTTGAACTGCCCGACGTTCTCTTCCCCGTTCGCCCGATAGTGCGGGCCGGCGATAAAGATGCTGACCGTTCTCGTCGCCGCGTCGTATGCCGGCTGACCGAACGACTGGGCGTCGGTCACGATATACATGCCCCGCACCAGATCGCGCTGCTCCGCCGTCAGCATCGCGCCGTCGTCGAACGCCAGCTGAATCGCGTTCGCATAGCTGATTTCCGCCCGGTCGTGCCCGTCGCCGTCTTTCGCGCCGTCGCGGTCGAACGAGAACGGCATCGGTCCGACCCGGATCGCCGCCGTACCGTCCTGCACGCTCCACTCCTTCACGTCCCCGGTCCCGATCAGGATGACCGGGTCGAACGAGCCCGGCTTCACGTCGAGCGCATACACCGTGCCTGCCGAGTCTCCCGGGAGCTCCGTGTAATCGTAGCTCTGCACCGGCTGGCCTTCGTACACGCTCTCCGTCACCGCCGGCGTCTTGTTATTCAGCTTCACCTGCAGCAGCCCGCTCTGGACTTCGACGTTCGGAAGCACGCCGTCGGCGGAGCCGGGGCCGCTGAAGACGCTCACCGTCGCGCACGGCGGCACGGCCGGGTCGCCGCATACCGTGCTCGGCGGCG
The DNA window shown above is from Paenibacillus sp. and carries:
- a CDS encoding S-layer homology domain-containing protein yields the protein MSLLVSLLMPFSAFAVQTFTVTYDSATGAAEGHLYTSEYFTDEGANYSIKLSYGNSADALTEVTLGTPTITDEGGKHRAAFSGTASPGLNPDMFVLEESVWGSTSTVRAKRTGTEGTVSTYSGLPTPDILSLAELDYGFPGTEHIEIMWSKVDGATEYRVYRAENENGPFAMINAKTVNGFIHPTGDADSAYDIGQGKTYWYKVETVSPYGMSESTPKSIQTAGDGGGGLGPIAATATDAEVAMKENNMAAADGDAFEITLGNATVKDTVGSSDLAIVGLPDFIGLTVTKSDANKIRLAPMGAAAMPLTAPANVTIVVKASAVNEAGAQDSAQLTLAFVPYAPPPPPPTTPPSPPSTVCGDPAVPPCATVSVFSGPGSADGVLPNVEVQSGLLQVKLNNKTPAVTESVYEGQPVQSYDYTELPGDSAGTVYALDVKPGSFDPVILIGTGDVKEWSVQDGTAAIRVGPMPFSFDRDGAKDGDGHDRAEISYANAIQLAFDDGAMLTAEQRDLVRGMYIVTDAQSFGQPAYDAATRTVSIFIAGPHYRANGEENVGQFKAFLPSKLLGEWGVTAPEQLTAALSSGSLSNKQVEVTTGGMIVSFNVGYSEKTVSISANTDSEENPPQKTLTGLNVDAALMQLRVTHNPTKSFKVTAVYSDSSQSDVTTDDATTYSAEPAGIVSVDDGVVTALKAGEAVVTATHGGISRSFPVTVAPSAEHIYGDFKFPQGVNYDGFRIRVFAGASIPASLEGTVTDATYGGNASGIPISFHTRTVDGAKYMHVSLDVEPGAYSFFVTIPGYENRIENVAVSASGAGYSPFVPPAKTYKVGDAEMPYVDMTPLPSADSGGGNNNGGNGGGTGTDAPGGAAPNPSASQDAGDGGEEVVLGQDAAVKTRETTADGKAVTKVTVDAKALNEALARLVERPAEAKRIRLELGATEQVAAVAIPASALAGASADAEGAVLEVASETATYELPLGLLNLDALAAQLGTAAEGVTITITMEQVSGETAAELQGRAEGQGLALLGGAVEFRITAEGAGGSTEVNDFGSTYVSRSIIVPQQVDGNRATAVVFDPETGAMRFVPALFVTEDGATRVVIKRNGNSIYAVAESFKTFEDVADHWAKRDIELLASKLVLNGASATAFAPDRSVTRAEFAAMLVRALGLDERPTASKFSDVEGSAWYAGAVGAAAERGIVGGVGDGQFRPGDTITRQQMAVMIARALTFVGRGQADASASVSADRFADAAVVAEWAKAEVELAADAGIVSGRPDGTFAPNDESTRAEAAAMLYRLLRHLEFID